A single region of the Kocuria rosea genome encodes:
- a CDS encoding glycosyltransferase: MRILTWHVHGSWTTSFVHGPHTYLLPVVADRGPDGRGRAETWDWPAAAVECTPEELAGTAFDVVLLQRPHELELLERWTGRRAGSDVPAVYVEHDTPRGPAVATRHPLAGRSDIPVVHVTHFNRMMWDNGDAPTEVVEHGVLDPGPLYTGRTASLAAVVNEPVRRGRIAGTDLLTALARELPVDVYGMGMDQLAEQAPHMAGRLHENYPQEKLHAALGEHRAYYHPYRWTSLGLALLEAMTIGMPVLGLSTTEAPRAVPPGAGLLSNDPEALAARARHWLDDPGAAAAAGAAAREHALEHYGADRFLAEWDRILEKVTA; the protein is encoded by the coding sequence GTGCGCATCCTGACCTGGCACGTCCACGGATCGTGGACGACATCGTTCGTGCACGGTCCCCACACCTATCTGCTGCCCGTCGTCGCCGACCGCGGCCCCGACGGCCGCGGCCGGGCCGAGACCTGGGACTGGCCGGCGGCCGCCGTCGAGTGCACGCCCGAGGAGCTGGCCGGCACCGCGTTCGACGTCGTCCTGCTGCAGCGGCCCCACGAGCTGGAGCTGCTCGAGCGGTGGACCGGGCGCCGGGCGGGGAGCGACGTCCCGGCGGTCTACGTGGAGCACGACACCCCGCGCGGGCCCGCCGTGGCCACCCGCCACCCCCTGGCCGGGCGCTCCGACATCCCCGTGGTCCACGTGACGCACTTCAACCGGATGATGTGGGACAACGGGGACGCGCCCACCGAGGTCGTGGAGCACGGCGTCCTGGACCCCGGACCGCTCTACACGGGACGCACGGCCAGCCTGGCCGCCGTGGTCAACGAGCCCGTCCGGCGCGGGCGGATCGCGGGCACCGACCTGCTGACCGCGCTGGCCCGCGAGCTGCCCGTGGACGTGTACGGCATGGGGATGGACCAGCTCGCCGAGCAAGCGCCCCACATGGCCGGGCGGCTGCACGAGAACTATCCTCAGGAGAAGCTGCACGCGGCGCTCGGCGAGCACCGGGCCTACTACCACCCCTACCGGTGGACGAGCCTGGGCCTGGCGCTGCTGGAGGCGATGACCATCGGGATGCCGGTGCTCGGGCTCTCGACCACCGAGGCGCCCCGGGCGGTCCCGCCCGGGGCGGGGCTGCTCTCCAACGACCCGGAGGCCCTCGCCGCCCGCGCCCGGCACTGGCTGGACGATCCCGGTGCGGCGGCCGCCGCGGGCGCCGCCGCCCGCGAGCACGCCCTGGAACACTACGGCGCGGACCGCTTCCTCGCGGAGTGGGACCGCATCCTGGAGAAGGTGACAGCATGA